One Cystobacter fuscus DSM 2262 genomic window carries:
- a CDS encoding Kelch repeat-containing protein, with the protein MANQTLAACALLLSTACGGVTSTDNDLTGESATPSAVSTQSRNLADDGCSPDVTPPVVTCDAYGGVVECGGYIDEVPNLQYSDNCSIQYVSTSYSYKMVGTVYTGAGVWDGFNSASCTTEWTVVDTLPPDIYLEGGDITIPAGSPFTPQEAMGHDACMHGGLGYSIVTAEGTVNTNVPGTYTLTYSLTDPSGNKGTKTQRVHVVATTPISVPTANTLQPRLRHTATRLPNGRVLVTGGYGRTAEEYDPTTGTWSAVGNPIATHRAHTATLLPDGTVLVAGGAKASSASVEELYDPAQGVWSPTGRMSTSRYDHTAGVLPDGKVLVAGGGTGESSGGVLATAELYDPSTRQWSPTGELHTARRNHTLTVLRDGRVLATGGTGAEGQPLSSAELYEPSTGTWTSVADLSTGRSAHTATLLDDGTVLVVGGLTGDMYLGVTAELFHPATSTWSSAGALNSPRREHSATLVHGKVLVTGGYHTLTGINATSEVYDPATNTWNLGATLNVARYKHSATQLDENTLLLVGGYTPLEHSTAERYSFP; encoded by the coding sequence ATGGCCAACCAGACCCTGGCGGCCTGCGCCCTGCTGCTCTCCACGGCGTGCGGCGGTGTCACATCCACCGACAATGACTTGACGGGTGAGTCCGCGACGCCTTCGGCGGTGAGCACCCAGTCCCGGAACCTGGCGGACGACGGCTGCTCGCCCGACGTGACGCCCCCCGTCGTGACATGCGATGCCTATGGCGGCGTGGTGGAGTGCGGCGGGTACATCGACGAGGTTCCCAACCTGCAGTACTCAGACAACTGCTCCATTCAATACGTCTCGACATCCTACAGTTACAAGATGGTGGGAACCGTCTATACGGGAGCCGGCGTCTGGGACGGATTCAACAGCGCCAGTTGCACGACCGAATGGACGGTGGTCGATACCCTACCGCCGGACATCTATCTGGAGGGCGGGGATATCACCATTCCCGCGGGCTCACCGTTCACCCCCCAGGAGGCCATGGGCCACGATGCCTGCATGCATGGCGGGCTGGGGTACAGCATCGTGACGGCCGAGGGCACGGTCAACACGAACGTTCCGGGCACCTATACGCTCACCTATTCGCTGACGGATCCCTCCGGCAACAAGGGCACCAAGACCCAGCGGGTGCACGTTGTCGCCACGACGCCGATCTCGGTCCCCACCGCCAACACCCTTCAACCGCGGCTGCGGCACACCGCGACCCGATTGCCCAATGGCCGGGTGCTCGTGACCGGGGGCTATGGCCGCACCGCGGAGGAGTACGATCCCACCACCGGGACCTGGTCGGCCGTGGGCAACCCCATCGCCACGCACCGCGCCCATACCGCCACCCTCCTGCCCGACGGCACGGTGCTCGTCGCCGGAGGAGCCAAAGCCAGCTCCGCCAGCGTCGAGGAGCTGTACGACCCCGCCCAGGGCGTGTGGTCCCCAACGGGACGGATGAGCACCTCGCGCTATGATCACACCGCCGGGGTGCTGCCCGATGGCAAGGTGCTGGTGGCGGGAGGCGGTACGGGGGAGAGCTCCGGCGGCGTGCTCGCCACGGCCGAGCTGTATGACCCGTCCACGCGCCAGTGGTCCCCCACCGGCGAGTTGCACACCGCTCGCCGCAACCACACCCTGACCGTGCTGCGCGATGGCCGGGTGCTGGCCACGGGTGGCACCGGGGCGGAAGGCCAACCCCTGTCGTCCGCGGAGCTCTACGAGCCCTCCACCGGGACGTGGACGAGCGTGGCCGACCTGAGCACGGGCCGCTCCGCCCACACGGCCACCCTGCTGGACGACGGGACGGTGCTGGTGGTGGGCGGATTGACCGGGGACATGTACCTCGGTGTCACGGCGGAGCTGTTCCATCCCGCCACGTCCACCTGGTCCTCGGCGGGCGCGCTGAACTCCCCGCGCCGGGAGCACTCGGCCACGCTCGTGCACGGCAAGGTGCTGGTGACCGGTGGATACCACACGCTGACGGGAATCAACGCCACCTCCGAGGTCTATGATCCGGCCACGAACACGTGGAACCTCGGGGCGACACTGAACGTGGCCCGCTACAAGCACTCCGCCACGCAGCTCGACGAGAACACCTTGCTGCTGGTGGGGGGATACACCCCCCTCGAGCACAGCACGGCGGAACGCTACTCCTTCCCCTGA
- a CDS encoding DUF4403 family protein gives MSDPPPSRIVIHATIFREALVRKMAESLPRSGEGDADLMAGQKIHYTWQREPVTLKFDRGRVVVGVNVLGRFNMLGERQMPISLTIAGEPVMTADFKALLQSTEVKVVASGPVDAVNRAIEDKLHGLVGKTLDDFRFDVRPLVANAFSRLARPIEIPVGDQLACAELKVTNLEASPTVLADGFEKDLGIVVMPSVTLPCTPVASLAQAPDAGTPGPDAGTDTRLASGSPGASAQPATYVVGASSGDGGTPADGGVVASDVRMPLLQNVSTLPSGPFKVVVPVAARYEELSKALESSMNGRLFFSASNPELYMEKPQVYPSDDTVVIRMNLGGRARVGDYSVGVGGELFFAGHPHVIDNQLSVPDLEITPGTASELVKLKFALDYASIRDQARQALRVDVSERLAAVKDKLSTEVSFDDSLGCVRGQVLRSEVTGVYPHPSFLRIYVQVDAQLGLYLPCKG, from the coding sequence GTGTCGGATCCTCCGCCCTCGCGCATCGTCATCCACGCCACCATCTTCCGCGAGGCCCTCGTCCGGAAGATGGCCGAGAGCCTGCCCCGCTCGGGCGAGGGGGATGCCGACCTGATGGCGGGCCAGAAGATCCACTACACCTGGCAGCGCGAGCCGGTGACGCTCAAGTTCGATCGCGGCCGCGTGGTGGTGGGCGTCAACGTGCTCGGGCGCTTCAACATGCTCGGGGAGCGGCAGATGCCCATCTCCCTCACCATCGCCGGCGAGCCGGTCATGACGGCCGACTTCAAGGCGCTGCTGCAGTCCACCGAGGTGAAGGTGGTGGCCTCCGGGCCGGTGGACGCCGTCAACCGGGCCATCGAGGACAAGCTGCACGGCCTCGTGGGCAAGACGCTGGACGACTTCCGCTTCGACGTGCGCCCCCTGGTGGCCAACGCCTTCTCCCGGCTCGCCCGGCCCATCGAGATTCCCGTGGGCGATCAGCTGGCGTGCGCCGAGCTGAAGGTGACCAACCTGGAGGCCTCGCCCACGGTGCTCGCCGATGGTTTCGAGAAGGACCTCGGCATCGTCGTGATGCCCTCGGTGACGCTGCCCTGCACCCCGGTGGCCAGCCTCGCCCAGGCCCCCGACGCCGGCACCCCCGGCCCCGACGCCGGGACGGACACCCGGCTCGCCAGTGGCTCCCCGGGCGCCTCCGCGCAGCCGGCCACCTACGTGGTGGGGGCCTCCTCCGGAGATGGAGGCACCCCGGCGGACGGGGGCGTGGTGGCCAGCGACGTGCGCATGCCCCTGCTGCAGAACGTTTCCACCCTGCCTTCGGGTCCCTTCAAGGTGGTGGTGCCCGTGGCCGCGCGCTACGAAGAGCTGTCCAAGGCGCTCGAGTCCTCCATGAACGGGCGGCTGTTCTTCTCCGCCTCCAATCCCGAGCTGTACATGGAGAAGCCCCAGGTCTACCCCTCGGATGACACGGTGGTCATCCGGATGAACCTCGGGGGCAGGGCCCGGGTGGGGGACTACTCGGTGGGCGTGGGCGGCGAGCTGTTCTTCGCGGGACACCCCCATGTCATCGACAACCAACTCTCCGTGCCGGACCTGGAGATCACCCCGGGCACGGCCAGCGAGTTGGTGAAGCTCAAGTTCGCCCTGGACTACGCGTCCATCCGCGACCAGGCCCGGCAGGCGCTCCGGGTGGACGTCTCCGAGCGGCTCGCGGCGGTGAAGGACAAGCTGTCCACCGAGGTGTCCTTCGACGACAGCCTGGGCTGTGTGCGCGGCCAGGTGCTGCGCTCCGAGGTGACGGGCGTCTACCCGCATCCCTCCTTCCTGCGCATCTACGTGCAGGTGGATGCCCAGCTGGGCCTGTACCTGCCCTGCAAGGGATAG